The genomic DNA TCTGCAGAAGTtctcattgttttgatttcCGGGCTGTTTACTCTTATCAGACTGGTTTCCAGCAGTAGCAGCATTTGTTTCCAACAATCAAGCTGGGATGAACCCaatgtacactacctgcccagcaccaaactgcagacagacacagtctGTAAAGTCAGGAAACTGAGTTGGACAAATGGTGTCAAACTATGAAGTCCAGATCACTATCCATAAACATGAAATCAACAGATCAGTGCTTCAACTGAGAGATTTCTCTTAGTAACATTtgttaaattcacatttttatttactctgTCACTTAAATTTGCTATGTTGTGTCCATTTCTGTAACTTGTCATCGCattaatctcattatatgtaaTCTATTACCTTCCAGGCCAATGGCTGCCAATCCCTTTAGAGGATTATCTGGATAAgatgtcatacacacacacactcatgtacaCACTCTCCTCGCTGTCCTGATACTTTTCCATTGAGGTATTCAGCGCTGAGACACACAGGCAGGTAGGAAAAATTGttcatagagagagagagggtgtgtgagtgtgtgtgtttcaccatAAAATCTTGAAGTAAAGGACCACACCAgtagtttttaatgttttagctCATATTGGTTACATTGCTAGAGCTTTTCCTGCAATCTTCCAGAGTTTATCATCAAAATCATTGTTTACTTTGACTGGTGTCAGTTCATTTCTAAAAAAATTAGATAGACACCCACTGCAGCATTTATTCCTCGTTAGGTTTACAGTCAGAGTGTCCTCATGTGTGTCATGACATTGGTTTAAAAGCTCTCTTCAAGGGGCTTTTAAGGAGAAGAAAAAGCCAAACCCAAAATACATCAACATTGTGAAAAGGATGTCCAGACTAGAATGTCGATATTGGCCAATTGATTGATAACCTGGTTACCTTCAATTTTTTATCGAATACGAACAGGTTTAAAAATGTCTACAATATCTACAGTCTGTACATGACAACTACGGTAAGTTTAATAGCTATAATTATATATTGGATAAAATGTCAgtgtataatgtgtttgtgtcgtagtgatgaacctacagagaattatcagtgatTCTGAATCTCCTCTCAGCTTTATAGAGCTTTATAGTAagttttcagctcattgtttatctgtccGGCTGCAAGTTTACTGTTccggttcactctcagcgctctcatagcaTCGTTTTCAGAGgaaaagctgttaaaaaaagccactgtacactacctgctcagtaccaaacagcaaacagacacagttatctgtagactagctggagAACATAggggagcatttagatatttccctcaggagttggtagagagtaaaaacagagttaaaagagagagaatattggactttacattcagcaggtggacagaaacacgactccaaataataataatgttgatcagtaactgctggatgtagaaataagcaactgtttgatAATAAGTTCAATATATCAATTTATAAGCTGATGATATGTTGTGCTCATAAATTGTTTCTGCTACCCCCAAGTGGCCATTGGACTTTGTTTCTGCTCTTCAACAGATTTGAGCAAAAGGTGTGAACCCTTCCTTTGACCTGGCTGTGACATCGGCAGTTGCAGGATTTCAAGATTTCATCGCTGAATCATCACATTAATGTAACATGACTATCAAGACTGCTATTACTGATCAACATCCAGTTTCCTTAACTTAACAAGACTTTCAGTGATTTCTTTAACTACCAACCCACTGCATGTTGAAGTGGTAGCATTGTGCCATTGGATCAGCTTGAGTCTGGCTGTGACATGAACAGAGATTGAAGGGTTAAGGTTTCATCAGTATCAATTGGACTTTATTTCAGCTCTTCATCAGTCTAACTTAGGTCTAGACCTCATCTGAAGGCAATGATGGCCAACGCTGTAGTTGAACTGGCAACCGAAACTGATTCTACTGTTCATTTTACTGGGAGTTGCTATGGATAATGCTTCAGTCTGATTCGTGGCAAACTTTAGAATACAACAAAGTCAGCAACCAGGCAGGGTGAGTTACTGAATGTTTACGATGGAGGTGCACTCCATTTTACTGATTTTAGTCTTGCTTACGGGCTGGTGTTTCCGACCTGTCACTGGTGACTTTGAGTTCTCTGATGAACACTCAGATATTGGACATGATGAGGACATGTATCCACACACCTTTACGGAAACAAACGCTGATGTACTAGACATGAACATGGAAAGAAAAGATGTACCTGAAGAAAACGAGGAAACAAACTGGGGTGAAATGGACATAAACAAGGACAACTATGAAGACGCTGACTGGCATCCTCCTAACTCACTTTTTGAAACACACTCAGACCTTGAACCTGAAGTCCCACCAGTAAAACGCAAGAGCATCAGTGCCTCTGATGTTGGCACAAACCAATCCCCCAATCAAACTGTTGGCAGTTTACCGGTACAGTGTGGCGAGTACAGCAGCCAACTGACTTCTAGCGGCCAGTGCCGgctgacagcaacactgcctcCAGTGGGAAAGAGGCAAAAACGTTGCCCAGATATGTTTCGTTGTACAGATAATGTTTCCTATTGGCTCCACGAGAACCAGAACAGAAAGGAGCAGCTAGAGGACCTAAAGGTGACGGTGTCTGAGCAGCATGAGGAGCTGAGGAACCACTGGCATCGAGTCAAGGCCCTGGAGATGCAGGTAGACTGTCTGTTCCCTTGTTTATTGGTATGTGTTTAAAGACACAATGAAATGACAGCTTAATTTAAGATGTAATTTCTTTTGAACCAGGTTACATtgtacattgttgtatttttgtctcAGCACTGCTCTACCTGACAGAAGCTCTCATCACACGTCCTCTTGtggcaaaaacagattttaaaactgTGTTGACTTTTATAGCACCACCTCCTGTTTATGGCCTTAattgtttgtgtgatttaacATTCACCCTCTGCATTAAACGGAAAGAATTTAGACAATGTTACAAACAGTATCTGTGGTTAATGCCCTTGTTAGTATGTGAAGTTTCTATTAAAATGTGGTGTAGCGACTTACTAAGCTCTTATCTGTGACACGTCCAGACAAATCTATACTGAATCTATACCTCTATAATGATGTTTATtggatgaaaaatataaaagacaaGCAGCTCTTGCACAGAAATATCAAATAATACCTGATGTGATCCGATTGTGAGAATATAGTGATGATGAAAGACGACATGACGATAGTGAtggtcaacagaaaatattggAGCTGTACTAATCCCTTTCAATCAATGCAAGTGATGCAATACATGCAGcccaaacaaatataaacacaagacaaatatacattttgtctCCTATAAGTGGGGAAAAGGATCATTCGGGCAGGTAAAAGACAAaaccctcccctctctctctctatttatctctgcctctctttatctctctgtttTGACACCATCTAAGTCCTCCTTAACCCTGAATGCTAACAGGATTAGCTGCAGGCCTTTGGGCCAGGGCCATGCATCCTTCTGAGTCTGCCTTGACCcagagatatttttttctgggCTTCAGTGTCTTCACACACCAGCAGCACTCAAGGTctagaacattttttaaaaatgatttgatatCATATGTTAATCATTCAAACAGCAGGTCACACTTCATTCTATGTCTTTCTATCCTGATCTCCACAGCTGGTACTTGAACAACTACATAGAAGGACATTAATCCTCACCAATCACAACTATAGATTAAATTATGTCCTTTCTTCTTGCTTTGTCTCTCAGAGTGAACAAAGTGTTGTTTTGAACTCGACCTTTGACCAGCGGTTGCGCTCTCTGGAGTTGCGTTACGCCGAGGCCGACGCGCTGCTCCATGTCCATTCGGCGCTGCTGCACAAGCTGCAGGCGCAGCTTCGAAACCTGTCGGCCACTGTGCAGGCCATGAGCCACAACACGGGATGCACGATCAGGCAAACTACACTGCCACCCAGCATGCGAGACACAAAGGCACCAAGTACACGTGCAACAATCAGTGGTGAGTTGCAATTTGTATgttttcaacacatttattttactttacaaaGCTGTCATGAGTTTAGGTTTAGCAGACAATCAGGTTTCATTTCTTGGTTTTGCATATCACatactgtccatcactgttcttaTTGTGTTATTTCTTATGTCACATATTCTTGAAGAATATGTAGGCTGGATACTATTATCGCTCCAGGAAAATCAATTTACTCACCCGCTTATGTTAGAACAAATGAGCACAGGCAGAGGGCCTCCAATCCATAGTTTGAATTGGTTTGTCtgacaacaaaagaaaataataaacataagcTTGTCATTTAGTCATCATTGTGTTTGATTACAGTACAGATAATTCAAAAAAGATGGCTTTAACTTCAAACACAAATACTATCCAAACATACTAATGACAGTAATGTAACCAATACTGAAACATTTATGCTACATCAAGGTATCAAACCATGAAGCCACTAAAGGTGTTACCATTTTGGGGCCAAAAATGAGGCTAAATATTATTAATTGGCAATCTTGTAAGGATACATTTGTCTTGTACAGTTGACAGTTTTTATCATGGAGATTATGAATTGTGTGTTTACTTGCAAATCTGTGCTTTGTTACATTCACAAGGAACACCATAAAGTTTCTGTTAAACAACAACTCAGGATTTcctgctgtctctgtctctctctgtctctccctcagATGGACAGTACATGTCTTTCTGTCCATCAGACTGTGCGTCTCTTTATCATAATGGTGTTCGCCGTTCTGGAGTTTACACCATCATCCTGTCACCAGGCTCCACACTTCCTGTCTACTGTGACATGGAGACCGAGGGTGAGACACacactatactgtatatagtatgtatACATACTgactgtatatttgtatttatgtgtcATGTACCTTAAAGTATGTGTGTTCATCTGTAGTGTGTAAATCACATTCAGTCACATAATGCACCCTGAACCTAACTATTTTACATGCACTTTTacctatgtatttattgtgccttttACATTCACGCTTATCCATATACTTATTGGCCTTTTATACTGAGTTCTAGCAATGCTGAGGGTGGGAAggtgtgttttcatgtattcTTAGgtattttgtgtgatttctaCATTTGTTGTCTCTGTGCCATGTATTGCTgctttgacatttaaaatttCCCCTTGCGTATTAAAAAAagtgatctatctatctatctatctatctatctatctatctatctatctatctatctatctatctatctatctatctatctatctatctatctatctatctatctatctatctatctatctatctaaatgtGTAAGTTTACCGAGGTGTGTATTTTgacatatttctgtgtgtgtgtgtgtgtgtgtgtgtgtgtgtgtgtttgtgcgtgtgtctgtgtgtgtgtgtgtgtgtgtgtgtgtgtgtgtgtatcaggtggTGGCTGGACGGTGTTCCAGCGACGCCGCGACGGCTCGGTCAGTTTCAACCGTGGCTGGTCGGAGTACCGCAAGGGTTTCGGCGAACCACGAGGAGAACACTGGCTGGGCAACCAACAGCTCCACCTGCTGTCCAACCAGGGCCATTACAGCCTCCGCATCGACCTGCAGGACTGGAGCCATGTCCACAGACATGCCCTGTATCACACCTTCAGGTAGACTGGTAGAAATCGAGATAGATTTGGCGAAAGACAGATGTAGATGGGTAGTAATAGTATATAGACTGTTGGAGACACATTTAATATAGCACAAATGTAATCCACAGAAGTCCAGGactatttaacatgttaatatgTTACTGTTCAATATGAAGGTTAGAGTTTATTCTGCTCCTCCTGCAGGATAGAGAATGAGGAGAACCACTACCGCCTCCATGTGTCTGGTTTCAGTGGGACGGTGGAGGATTCATTCGGTTGGTATCAcgaccagcaggccttcagcACGCCGGACACTGGAAACATCTGCGCTGAGATCAGCCATGCCGGCTGGTGGTTCCACCAGTGTTTCTACACCAACCTCAATGGTGTTTATTATAAGGTAGGACCAAGGCTGGATTAGTGCCCTttggggcccctgggcactgaagctcggCCTTTGGTTTCTGCCGGCGCTATCCAATTTCCACTAGTTAATAATGTTTCCCACACACTTATTAATACAACCTAAACCCACTGCAATGTGGCCTGCTAACCAATAGTCACTTGCCCAGCTGTCAAATTGACACATAAAACAGACAATCATGAGACTTAACTTTCTTCCAGTTGGATGATTGGATTGCTGTAGGGTAGAAACTTCTAAACTCCATATTTCGTTTTGGACAGACTAGGTTTGCTAGGTTTTTATCAACATTAAAAGAATGAACCTGTCAAAAATTCTGTGTCTTtataatgtcacatttttatgGTTCGAAATTAAAGCTTTCCACAGTTACCATATGATTTCGATTCAAATATTGCTATATCCTGATCGGTGCACAGAAACTCATGAAATCACAGTTTTCTAACTCTTGTCCTGCTCACCTCAAACCACTGAGAAAAATAACCAAACTCTTCAAAGTTTGAGGATAGTATCGTTCATGGAGGACTTTATCGCTCATAGTAAGAAGCCTGTTGAGGAAATAGACTATCAGGgcctttaaaaattaaaataagattgtttttttatgtcgtATTAATGTTGAATTTGTTTTCCATCAGGGAGGGCGTTACTCTCTGAAGGCTCAGAACCTGCTCGGGCCGGACGGCATCGTCTGGTTCTCCTGGAAGGATTCAGACTTCTACTCTCTGAAGATGGTCACCATGATGATACGACCACGCCACTTTAGGCCACGCATGTCCCCCTAGTGACGATTTAATGATTGTCATAGAGCTATAAGTGTGGCAGCCTACTACAATGTTCATAACACCCCAATGGCCActaagtttttttgttttgtttttctaaccAAAAgcattatttcaaaataaacttTGGTGATTAAGAAgctattttattgtgaaagggTTTTATGGgtgttttatgttaaataataacatttaacacCAAAACATCCATCAAGACAATAACATGTTGAACAGCTCTCATCTCTGCTCCTTATTCTTTAACTGGTGTGGTGGCTCTTTAAATAACAAGCTAACacagctatctatctatctatctatctatctatcgatctatcgatctatctatctatctatctatctatctatctatctatctatctatctatctatctatctatctatctatctatctatctatctatctatctatctatctatctatctatctatctatctatctatctatccatgtTCCCCAGAAgagactgaaacacacagaggacattTACATCCATGACAATTAGTCCAATACAATCTTTTCTTTCAAGCAAACAGCCTGAAGTCCAGATCCAGTATCTACAGGATCATTTATACACAgctggaaagtaactaagtacatttactgcagtacagCTTGGGGTACGTGTACTTTAaagtagtacagtttgaggtacttgtaatttactgcagtacagtttgaagtacttttacttcactatagtacagtttgaggtacttgtactttactgtactacagtttgaggtacttttactttactgtactacagttagaggtacttgtactttactgcagtacagtttgaggtacttgtactttactgcagtacagtttgaggtacttgtactttactgaagtacagtttgaggtacttttactttactgtactacagttagaggtacttgtactttactgcagtacagtttgaggtacttttactttactgtagtacagtttgaggtacttgtactttactccagtacagtttgaggtacttgtactttactatagtacagtttgaggtacttgtactttactgcagtacagtttgaggtacttgtactttactgcagtacagtttgaggtacttgtactttactgtagtatttccatgtgatgctactttctacatctcagagggaaatattgtactttctactccactacatttatttgacagctttagttacttttcagatgcagatttgacacaatggataatataacaagctttataaatacaacacattgttaaagatgaaaccagaaagcagtgtgtagtcaggctcacatttcagatgtctatgagttgttaacagctccaccaaatagtgatttttccctctaaacttctcacatggtttcatttcaataaatgttcaaatgatccaatatttcagcaaacacaatgacatcaatttaaattcattttcatttttcttgatGTTTGAATATAGCGTGCACATTTCCACTTGTCTTGTTTACACATTGACCTCTTATGTCACTTTCATTTGTATCATGCAAAGTGTATATGGTGTTTATTATATCACACTGGCTGATTATGTAGGTCTGCTGATGCTGTACTGAATATCAGATCAAGAGTGATTTCCAAACACAGCTTAGATATTAGTTTGTTTACTGACCACAGCCACAGAAAGTCAACAAAATCTATGATGAAtgattattgttaatttaaaGGCAGTGATGTATTAATTCGTTCAGCATGTGTTACAGCCCGTCTCAGGATTGGATAAAGAGTGGAGACCACTCAGGAGTTAGGAGTAACTCAATAGGTTTGGTTCACATTTTGTCAAGATGGTCTTTaagcacacattttacatttccaactctatattaatattctgagtcttatttattatttatcttctactggtcctttatgctgctcagttcagcctctctctgaaacaggctgttttagctcctgtctctttaaggccctaTTTGgagcttttgacttgcaggcaaCATGTCTCTATATGTTCAAAccaactttgaccatgtttaacatttgACATCAGAACAGGATATacataacagaaaaccacaaaaagcagaatatgaGCTTGTCAACACTTTATCTGAAGTAGAGGGGCAGAAGGAGGATGTTTTGACGTGTGGCCAGCGCTGAGATCTCCATCATCAACCCCCAAGAGCCAGCTAAGGCCCTCCAACCAGATGTATGTAGGATCCAAATATAGCATTAATCAAGGGTTGATATTAGTAAGTATATTATATTTCCTCTTTAACAAAGAGGTGGTGCCCCTGATAATGAGAGCTTATGAATTTAAACATCCAAAATtgctacaacacacacacacaagtaaacacacacagctttatttGAAGTAAACTGACCACTGGGCTGTTTGTTCACAACAGTAACTTCCTGTCCACCAAAGGTCATCATAAGTCAtgtgttcttgtgttttttcttgttggtCCTCCGCATGTTATCAGTTTACAGACGCCGTCTCTGACAGCTCTTTAAATTTGCAAACATTTGCATTTAGTTTGGTTTGTACAATATGAGACTGTTGctttgacagtgtgtgtgtgtgtgtgtgtgtgtgtgtgtgtgtgtgtgtgtgtgtgtgtgtgtgtgtgtgtgtgtgtgtgtgtgtgtgtgtgtgtgtatgtgtatgtgtgtgtttgtgtgtgtgtgtgtgtgtgtgtgtgtgtgtgtgtgtgtgtgtgtgcgtgtgcgtgagtgtgtatgtgtatgtgtgtgcgtgtgtgtgtgtgtgtgtgtgtgcgtgtgtgtgtgcgtgtgtgtgtgtgtgtgtgtgtgtgtgtgtatgtgtgtgtgtatatgtatatgtatgtgtgtgtatggaaatgaaatgcgtcattttttttatttgtgtgaagCTCATACACATTTCAATATGCCTAACTATGGTAACATATTTGGTTGCTTCTTATAATCTGAGCTTGTTGGAGCATGTAGATGTTGAACAGAAGGATCACTGTTGACCTGATATTCAGTACACTATCAGCAAACATAACCAGCTCTGTGGAAACTGAAGAGCCTGAtagtaaattaataaataccATGACTACTGTACTTTGCATGGTTCCAGTGAATGTGAGGTAAGGGGTTCATAACGT from Scomber scombrus chromosome 16, fScoSco1.1, whole genome shotgun sequence includes the following:
- the LOC133996796 gene encoding angiopoietin-related protein 7-like, whose product is MEVHSILLILVLLTGWCFRPVTGDFEFSDEHSDIGHDEDMYPHTFTETNADVLDMNMERKDVPEENEETNWGEMDINKDNYEDADWHPPNSLFETHSDLEPEVPPVKRKSISASDVGTNQSPNQTVGSLPVQCGEYSSQLTSSGQCRLTATLPPVGKRQKRCPDMFRCTDNVSYWLHENQNRKEQLEDLKVTVSEQHEELRNHWHRVKALEMQSEQSVVLNSTFDQRLRSLELRYAEADALLHVHSALLHKLQAQLRNLSATVQAMSHNTGCTIRQTTLPPSMRDTKAPNGQYMSFCPSDCASLYHNGVRRSGVYTIILSPGSTLPVYCDMETEGGGWTVFQRRRDGSVSFNRGWSEYRKGFGEPRGEHWLGNQQLHLLSNQGHYSLRIDLQDWSHVHRHALYHTFRIENEENHYRLHVSGFSGTVEDSFGWYHDQQAFSTPDTGNICAEISHAGWWFHQCFYTNLNGVYYKGGRYSLKAQNLLGPDGIVWFSWKDSDFYSLKMVTMMIRPRHFRPRMSP